The genomic segment GAGTCATCTTATGCACACCACAAACAATGCCATCCCTGGTTATATAACAAGGTAATATCAGTGTTTACTAATTTTACCTGTGGAGCTTATcttgatgtctttttttattgctgGAGTGCTGGTGTCTTTGTTCAAGTCATGGTTACAAGGATATGGGTTGGTTTCTTTTGTCTAAGCattaattttcagttttgaaaTCTCCAAATACTAATAGAGGGAAAGCCTCTGACTAATATGATGCAGGGAGAGGGAAAAatgaaacaggttttcatttgaaagttttcaaatgcatttaatattaGAAACAGTGTGACCGTCACACAAATTCCACTCCGTCAGACCAAATCCTGTGACAGGGTGATCCAGTGATGGGGTGGATCTGTTATGcctaaacagaaaatgtgccaaaatgtaaacaaacagacaaaaaaatccaaactgacTAGCATTTGAATATGTTCTCAACAACATTCTCTTGTTCTCTTAAATGATCTAATAGTAATAGCACTTGAAGGAACAGTACAGTAATTTGGTCCAGAGAGACATAGTGTGATGGAGCTGGAATTTGACTATAGTTTAACagaaatttgtttaaaaaatagaaattgtaATTCtataattcaaatttattttaccTAATTCAAGAAAGTACACTTTATTAGTTTCTTCAACCTCTGAAAACAATATTGATGGTTATAAATTGccttgttttttccattaaatgttgACGCAATCTGTATATTTCTACATGGAATGACACACTTTATGTTCAGATGTACATAAATGGAAACAACTTCTTTACCTGTGCTAGATTATAAAAATGTTGCCATATATTAATTGGTACAAACTGGGGATACAGACATATATCCAGACATGAAATTCAACTGTCACTTAATCATAGTTATTATTAGCATGAGCAACAGGGAGTTTAGTGTGCTAACCATTGAGTCGTTACAGTGTCGTTACATTTTGAACAGTTTAATCACTGAAGTGTCATTTGTGCTGCCAAAGTGGCGGTTCGACTGATGAATTCAGGGATTCCGTGAAATCATTTGCTCtatttttgacatatttttatgtaaGCACTGCTCGACCATGTAAATCAGATCAGAATCAGTAATCAGTACATTGACCGTAATTGCTAGAATGTGAATCTTGCAATTAGTCACGTGTTACCCCTCTTTTATGAGAAGGACTAAATGCTGCTACAATGAAAGGTTTTGAACGGAGCATGGATATGGGCGGGGCTGGATTGTGGAAGACCTGTGACATACGTGGTGTGGGCGGGGATAATTGTCTAACCCCGCCTTTCCGCGACCCGTGGCGGTTAGTACATGTAAACACAAGTTCGAGCATGCGTGTTATGAAGACGTCGAACAACTCCGTGTCACTCCCCGACTCAGGCACCCGTCGGTGCCACTGCTTTCCTCAGCTAACGTCCTAGCAAAGTGTAAATATTTGCCTGACAGCTGCCACCCTGCTCCGTGTGGACGATAACATTTGggtttttccccccaaaaaactccAGTAACCGTCAGCCCCCTTGTTTCAAGTCACGGGGTTTCCTCATTCCGCTACGCAGGAGCTGGGTTACTGCTACAGCTGTCAGCCTGCAGGGCTCCACACTCGTATGGCTCGGACCTGACTCTGTCCTCGAAGATCCGCTCCATCCAGCTCGGGCCGGGAGTCGTTTGCGATGGCGAACCGTAGTCAATAAGTGCTGGAACTCTGGTGTCAGTCTCAGTTACCCTCAGCAGATTCACCATGATGTCTGTAAGTAGAGAGTTGACTGCAGCAACGTTATGGCATAATTATTAATCTtttgaaatgcttctttaacTTTAGATTATAAAATGTGACATGTCCATAGGGAAATTATAGTAGCACAATAAACCCAGAGGGATAATTACTGTTCACTGGCGTTTGACCCACAGACAGTGCACTATGGCTAAGGCTGCAAAACTTTCAGTGCACTCATgtgctgtagtttttatttattgattttcatttgtatgtttaagtttttaaatgtgagggAAGACACCAGAAAAACAGCATTTCGCCATAGCACTGGCTGACATTACGTTAAACTTGAATGCCTTGCAGAGTCTTTGCAAGTTGGTTTGCGCCAAGAAAATGACATTAATGACAATTAAAAGTTGCTAAAAAGAATTTTACTGAAGGTTTTTCTTAGAAACCCTATTCTCCCCATTTGTTGTCTTAACATTGGCAAACAAATGAAGCTGTTTCATGATAAGCTCTGACATGTTTACCCAGCCTGTCTGGTTACTCTAGTCTAGAGTGTTGACTCAAATTGGGTGTTTGACTTTCTATGGGATGTCTTGAAGTTTTCTCAAATACTTCTATCctctatattattattttagtactTCTGCACTGTCTGTAGACTTTGTGCTTTTACCTTTTATCATTGTTAAAACTGTTAATGTGTATGTATTTAGGTTAAGGTTTTTCCCAAAGATTCAACTGGATTTCAGTAAAACCAACACAACGTCAAGTGACACGAAGTTAATTCGTTTCAATATTCTGCTGATCCAGCTCTTCTTTCCACCTGTTATGTATTCTCCTAAAAGTGTAACTCAGCTTAAATTTCAGCTTATTTTTGTTGGTTTAGTCATTACTTCTAATAATAACATTGCACTCACCAAGTTAAGTTAATTGCCGAGATTAGGGAACATGGTGACATCACTAACATAAGTCAGTTGGGGCGGGACACACAAGCAACCAACATTCAGTGTTAAAGGACGAAGGTTTTAATTTAACTTGATGTGCACACAGTTTCCCTGTACAATTGAGGGATTATTACCAACATTTCAGGTGTGTTTACTTTGGATTTTTACATCCAAACAAAGTACGTTTACAACTTACTGTTTCTTGCCGTGCGTTTTGCCATAGTGCTGATGGCTCAGCAGTTCCTAGATCAGCTGTTAAATCAGTGAGTACAGTGTTGTCATTACTGACATAAATAATAACTTaatctttacaaaaaaagagCCAAGTCATTTTTATCCTTGAGTGCACTGTTTTGTATGTGATAAGTTAGAAAATGAGGCAACATGCCCAAAAATCATTGCTGACATCCTGGTTACATGATATGTacttctgctttgtgtttttcttcgtGTTCTCCATGGCTGAAACAGACAACTTTACAATATTGCTTCAAATTTACAGTGATATATAACTTTCTAAAGTTGCAAGCAGAAATTTAGTGGCCCTTTATTTAAGAAATGATGACTAGATTATTAGACTTTTTGACGATGTGCAGATGGACTGATTGTTACACCTGTTACATCGCAGTGTTTACCAGTGTGCAGCTGGTGAGAAACACTCATGCATACAGGTGGGGACTTATCAGAGCAGTGGTGAGAGTCTGGCAGGCAATGGGCAGCTGATCGAGCTGCAGAGCCACGCAAACAGCAcattcctctgtcagtcacacATCTACAGCCGGCAGGGGAGAACAGAGTGTGCTTTTGTGGTGAAATACATCCTGTAATTGTGGGGCAACATGAAATGAATAGATGTTTGTTTGGATTTCTTGTAATTTAAGGAATTCAAACATTATATGTAGGACAGAGGAGGCTTTGAGGTTGAAAAAAGAATCTGGAGTTGTGGTGAAAGGAGTCAAAGATCATCCttactttttttggtttcttctttAATGCAAgtgaaaattacttttttattatgaaaGTCTTTAGTTTATATAGGCTTTAAAAGAAAGTAAGAGTTACTTGGATCAGTAACCAAAGATGTTCTGAGTCACTGCACCAGAAAGCGAAGGAGGAGAGGACTGATCACAGAGCAGTGTAGTAACTCTCAGTCTTGTATGACTGATCTTGGAGGAAAGGAGGATGAGGTCAGTATTGTTGTAACACCTGGTCCTGCACGAATTGTTTCTCACCTTAGAAAGGTCTTTCAGGGTTTGTCCAGTGAGCAGCACTTTGCTGCTGAGAGGTTTCaataatgaatgtattttttctttagatGACTTTTGGGGTGTCAAGCCGTGTGACACTGCTGTTTGACTTCTGGGATGTGAATGGACCTGCAGGTAAGCGTCCAACAGAAGTGGTAACCTCTCACATTTATCAGGGCAGTGTTACATGTGTGGAAATGTGGGCGAGAGTTCAGATGGAAACCCAGTATAACCCAAGCTCAAATGGCTTGTAATTTAACTTTATCGGACAGCAAAACTCCCTCCATTGTCCAGCCACCATCACTGTATAAACTTACTAATAGCTACGGCTTTGGAACCCCTCCGAATTAATTATGGCCTTTGGCTTTTACTGTAAACTAAAGTAATACGATATAAGGGATCCATTTCTTTCTACCAGTCCAGTAAGATAATAAACGCAGTCGTAAGCTAACCAGCATAATGCATGTGTCACCTTTAGTCACGTAAAACAAGTTTAGCTGGTTGCTACATTTTTAGGTACGACTCTATATTTCTGTTTCCTGATCACTCTACCATGCTAGAGAGTATATTAAGCCTGTGGGAGTGAGAGGTGATTATGAAAAGGATAACAGCTTGTCTTCTCAGCGGTTACACTGACCCAGATAATTCTCAGCAAACAGTGCATTAAGCAACAGAACCTATGCCTAGAGCCTCCCCAGTTTCTTTTCCACTGTAGATGAAAACTGAACAATACACcaatattgttgttgttgttgttgttttttaggtTATCTTTAAATATTAAGAACTCTTAAAGATTGATGACCTAAATAAACTATATACTAAACACTACACGAGAACGAAgactataaatatatttttttaagactcTCTGCTATTTTTATTCTACAGAAGGTACCAAACgtctttgtgtttatgttgtgttaaCACAATCGGCTGAGCCTCATTGAAATGAGCAAAATTAGCCATGATATTATTTTCAGAACAAATGCCACTAAAAATAAGGGAAAAATTTAGTTGAGGAAGCCTTTTGTGCTTGCTCTTAATAACTGGGAGTTATTAATTCTTCCTAAAAAGGATACAATTTAATCTGTTATGGAAACCTAATCATACTTTACCCAGCCCTACTGTGTACTGGATTTCTTATTGGCAAATATATTTCTGATAAGATAAAACCAACCAATATTTATCCATTCTAACTGTAATGAATCCAAGCTGATTATACTCTTGGAAGGAATCACCACTTCAAAGGAGTATTTTCTAAAATCGTGCACTATCCCTTTAAGGCATTAAATGAGAGGCTTCATGACAGGTTGTTCAGCTGTGTGAGTTAATTATGTCTGTGGTGTGTCTGTATCCCCAGGGATGGTGCTGTCAGTGTTTGTGGTCTTGCTGCTGACAGTTTTCTATGAGTTGCTCAAAGTGTGGAGAGTGTGGCTGTCAAGAAGCTCTAAACTGGCCCAGCCTCCGTCTCCATATGCCAATCCTACGTCCTCCCGCAGTGACTGCGGCTCCGTTCTGGACGGCAGCCCCTCTGAGTCCTCGCTGGCCCCCATGGAGTTACACCCTCGAGCTCCTGACACCAGGAACAGGTCAGGGTACTTGTGAAATACACATACGTAGGACAAATAATAccacagtaaaaaacaaacaaatgagggAGAGGGACAAAAAAATCAGCCCAAAATCctgaatgaaattaaattctTTGTGCCATCTTGACACCAGTTTGGTGTTTCTTAAATTAAACTTGTAGAGTTTAGTGACTTTTACGTGTAAGTGTCTTGCATGACAGGTTCTTGTTATATGGGCTATGCTAAAATTTCATAGGAAGTTTTGTTCtaggcttgttttttttgtgctgtgtgcATCCAGCGCTAAATGGTGTCCAGTTCCAAACATTGTGTCCATTTCGTAAATGACTCACCCGTTCTATCCAAATATTGACACCCTGAAACTGTATGAAACCTAAGTCTCCAGACTAATATTTCACACTCAAAaccacaatacattttttacccagtaaaactgaaatatatcGGGTTACAAAATGTAATTCCTCATTCACAGTGTGGAATGAGGAATCTGACATTATAGTAATATCCTGAACACTTGAtatgtttattttctcatttggataaatgacaaaaaagcgGTGTAATTTACGTATTCCCCTCCTTGATCTTCCTCAGTTGGTTGCTGCACGGTATCCAGACAGTCCTCCATATGGTTCAGGTGACTCTGGGTTACATGCTGATGTTGTGTGTCATGTCCTACAACACCTGGATCTTTATCGGGGTCATCGCAGGCTCCGTCCTCGGGTATTTCATCTCGTTCCCTCTGCTTGGTCAGAACTGATGGTAtggacacttcagatactgagggatatttttattttatttttttaaatcacggGTTAAAAGCATCATGTGATTGTAAATTGAAAACCACTGGATTTACTGACTTCTGTGTGTTCTTCCATTGCTCTTGGCacagtttatatttatttagcatGCTGTGAAACTGGAATGCACAAAATTTAGTCGATCGCCTGTGACTAGTTTCAGCCTCTGCTTTCAGGAATTACTTTTTGAAATTTGTCACACTtccagcagacacacaaacgTATAACTTACTTAACTACTGAGGTGATTTGTATTACTTGATAACCTTTGAggaggttttttgttttaaagggaGATAATGTTCTGTTGCTGAGGCATATTCTTGCTTCTCTACTTACACATTACAGTGACTAGAGCACAtatggaatgttttttttttttttaatccagaaGAGAAAGCCCTTAAACTCATCTCGATTTACTTATTTTTCCTTGAATTGATTTGAAGAGGAGCAACGCTTTTGAAAAATTCATCGCAGAAGATTAGAAATCATCCTCAGCTTGTGGCACattacagttgtttttctgaTTGAATGGTTTGACAGAAGTTTGACAGACTTTATAACTTCTACAGAGTTCACTATATTTTAATAGATTGTTCAAGTTGTTGTAATACTGCAGTTGATTGAGAAATGTGAGTTCTTAGTTGACTTTTTatgaattttgtgttttaaatacttataaagcaacattttgtggTGGTACAAATGATACAATAATGAACTGAATTAtgacttaaaaacataaaatctgtgACCTGCAGTTAGACCTGAGATTTATAGTCTGAAGTCATGAGACAATACTCAGTCAGTCACTATAAGGAACTGAATCATGTgagttttcataattttttttaagcttagTAACTTCTCTATGGTGTCATCCAagttaatgtacagtacatcagGGAACAGCTGATCACGTGGTTCTGTTTCAGTTGGTGACAAACTTATAACCTACAAGTCTTGGATTCCTCACTACTAAACTTTGGATTTTTATTACTAAAACTTGTTCCTCCTAATTATAGATATGCATATGTCTGATAATTTAGGGAGGTTCAGTTTTCTCTTATTTAatttcctaaataaaaacattaaaagatatgagtgacaaaaacaaaaaataaagttagtcaagtatttttattcatccatattttatatatattcaatgaa from the Channa argus isolate prfri chromosome 18, Channa argus male v1.0, whole genome shotgun sequence genome contains:
- the slc31a2 gene encoding probable low affinity copper uptake protein 2 produces the protein MMSMTFGVSSRVTLLFDFWDVNGPAGMVLSVFVVLLLTVFYELLKVWRVWLSRSSKLAQPPSPYANPTSSRSDCGSVLDGSPSESSLAPMELHPRAPDTRNSWLLHGIQTVLHMVQVTLGYMLMLCVMSYNTWIFIGVIAGSVLGYFISFPLLGQN